The Rissa tridactyla isolate bRisTri1 chromosome 25, bRisTri1.patW.cur.20221130, whole genome shotgun sequence nucleotide sequence CGGAAGCGCAGCCGTAATGGACCACCACGACGGCGACGTGGGAGGCGCAGGTGGAGAAGGTTTTGCGCCTCCCTTCCGCTGAGGGCATCCGGAGGATGCGGGCAAGGATGAAGGCGTAGGAGAGAAGGATGAGCAGAAAGCAACCCAACAAGGCAGCGGCGCAAAGGACGTTGACTACGGCGGCAACCACCTCGCCAGCAGCGCAAGCCAGCTGGAGCAGGGGGGGCACGTGGCAGAAGAAATGGTCAATCTGGTGGGACCGGCAGAAGGGTAACTGGAAGACGGCGCAAgtcaccagcagccccaggaggcCCCCGCCCAGCCACGAGGCGGCCACCAGCTGGATACAGACACGGGGGGTCACGAGGGTGTTGTAACGCAAGGGGTGGCAGATGGCCACGTACCGGTCGTAGCCCATCACGGTCAAGAGGAAAGAGTGCGTGAAGCCAAACGTGAAGGAGAAATGCGTTTGGGCAGCGCAGCCCAGGAAAGAAATGGCTCGGGTTCCCGGCACCAACCCAGCCAGCATCTTCGGGGTGATGGAGAAGGCGTAACAGAGCTCTGAGAAGGAGAGGGCGCCGAGGAAGAGATACATGGGCGTGTGCAGCCCCCGATCCGCCCTGATGACAACCATTATCACCATATTCCCAGCCAGGGTGACCACGTGCATGAGGAGAAACAGCACAAACAACGCGACCTGGAGCTCGGGGAAGTGGGAAAAGCCGGTCAAAACGAACCCTCTCGGGGTGGTTCGGTTGTCCCTCGGCATTTGCGCTTTGTCGGCGAAGAGCGCGTTTTTAACCAGCAGCGCCTACCTCAGACCTAAATTCCTGCTTTGTCTCTGTCTCCCGCAAGAAATGACGTGGAAATCGCCGCGTACGCCTGAGATCTACCAGACCGTTTCTTTGCCCGGCGATATCTCAACGTACCTTCGGGGTTTCCGTCCTGGGGCAGACGAGAAGAACTCGGTAACGGCAGTAATTTACGTGAAACTCAGTCCCGTCCCACGCCGGCGCTCGACGGCCGAGCCGAGAATAGCCcggaatcgctgaggttggaaaagaccccccCTGAGACCATCGAGCCCGACCGTAAACCTCACCCTGCCAAGTCCGCCCCTAAACCGTGCCCCTAAGCGTCAGCCCCGCGCGTCTTCTAACGGCCTCCGTCTTTAGCCAAACCCCTGGTGCCTCTGTGGGGGTCGGTGCCGGGGCTTTGCGGGCGACGGATTTCCTCCAATCCATCTGGAAGAGCAAGAGGGGGGGCTCTACGTGAGCGGAAGAGGAGCGTGGGGAGCCGCGGCCGGGTGCGAGGACGGATTTTGGGGGACGTTCCCCCTCTTCGGGCTGAATCTCCCTGCGGACGCCCCGCTCCCGCGTCGAGGGCGaagcaccttctcctcctccgccgcTGGGTCGTGCTGCGTCCCCCCGCTCCCAGAGGCGCCGGCCGCcactggaaagaagaaaggagaagagcgGGAAGAGCGTCGGGTCCTCCCTCGGTGGGCTCAGGGGAGGCCGCCGCGAGAAGGCGCGGGTTCGCGGCTGCGGGCGCCGGACCTCCGTCAACCTCTCCACGCTCCCTTCGCTCTCACCCGGCATCTGCGCCCACCTGGAGccgctcggggcgggggggtgtctcgCAGGGGGTAGACACCCTACAGCGGGATGAACTCGGATCCTTCAGCCCGTCGGCAGGTCTGGGCAAGGGGTGGGACCGACGGCAGGGCAGAGCGGCGCGGTCGGCAGTCCCACCGGAGCTGCGCCTCGAGGGGATGTCTGCCCCAACTCCGGACGGCCACCGTTTCTCTCCTTCCCGAGGGGAACGGGCGTCTCTTGCGGGGACTCGTCCGATCGCATCGGTCACTTACCTTCAGCGGGGACGGCGGCTCCTCACGCCGCCCCGGGGGTCCTCGTGCTCCGGGAGGTCCAGCTTGAAGGGCTGCCTCTAGGCagggggtgggagtggggggtGTTGGAAAGTAGAGAGACGCCGTTTGACGTCACGGTCCCGGGAACCGTAGGAATTCCCCGATGCTTTCCAAACCCCGGGGGGGTTCCTGCTGGCTGCTTTGGAGCCCCGGGCTGCGGGA carries:
- the LOC128901497 gene encoding olfactory receptor 10H2-like, with amino-acid sequence MPRDNRTTPRGFVLTGFSHFPELQVALFVLFLLMHVVTLAGNMVIMVVIRADRGLHTPMYLFLGALSFSELCYAFSITPKMLAGLVPGTRAISFLGCAAQTHFSFTFGFTHSFLLTVMGYDRYVAICHPLRYNTLVTPRVCIQLVAASWLGGGLLGLLVTCAVFQLPFCRSHQIDHFFCHVPPLLQLACAAGEVVAAVVNVLCAAALLGCFLLILLSYAFILARILRMPSAEGRRKTFSTCASHVAVVVVHYGCASVIYLQGRSPRAAPAGALLDVSYTVFTPFLSPIIFSLRSRDLKNALWKSLRKSFTVRNANFWPGSSFSYRSGYR